The following are encoded together in the Flavihumibacter fluvii genome:
- a CDS encoding DUF6565 domain-containing protein: protein MKHVQIIAGMLLTCAIITSCGSQADKTADRELTQLGEYFDSIKVATPVYTEDNWDKIKTEYNNTIARVETAGEKLSDDVNKKLETTKADYNSLKDDYETHISEAKAKEEAKDFKMKLRTALFGDYKIGSDMQFNFVTANNALPVYDRFVSTVKENQNNYSREDWDEIKVLYEALDTRKNEIEKDLASSDNLKIAKLKVKFASINAVKRPLAKVSENDDAKQ from the coding sequence ATGAAACATGTACAAATCATCGCAGGAATGTTACTTACCTGCGCCATCATTACTTCCTGCGGATCGCAGGCTGACAAAACGGCTGACAGAGAACTCACCCAATTAGGTGAATATTTTGACTCAATTAAAGTCGCCACTCCGGTGTATACAGAAGATAACTGGGACAAGATCAAAACTGAATACAACAATACGATCGCCAGGGTGGAGACTGCCGGCGAGAAACTGTCCGATGATGTTAATAAGAAACTGGAAACAACAAAGGCAGATTATAACAGCCTGAAAGATGATTATGAAACACATATCAGTGAAGCAAAAGCAAAGGAAGAAGCCAAAGACTTCAAAATGAAACTGCGCACCGCATTATTTGGTGATTATAAAATCGGTTCAGATATGCAGTTCAATTTTGTAACGGCGAATAATGCCTTACCTGTTTATGACCGCTTTGTTTCAACCGTAAAAGAAAACCAGAATAACTACAGCCGCGAAGATTGGGATGAAATAAAAGTATTGTACGAAGCATTGGATACCAGGAAAAATGAAATAGAAAAAGACCTGGCAAGTTCTGACAATTTAAAGATCGCAAAACTAAAAGTAAAATTTGCTTCCATCAATGCGGTTAAGCGTCCGTTAGCTAAAGTAAGCGAGAATGATGATGCAAAACAATAG